In a genomic window of Equus przewalskii isolate Varuska chromosome 4, EquPr2, whole genome shotgun sequence:
- the TEX47 gene encoding testis-expressed protein 47 produces MSFSVHPRKTSKRPFPLESLLMPQVPRSNYLHFQEEKQRLQLKKFLLHRMFLVAKITANTERKDIAEYYDQVFQSILKRHLGEAVTGLLLLYPTSILHILESCNGTLYRILLDYINRGKNETEFFIQGMKIIVVSHNIPARLFMQWHVSVIKVPVMYLDDVTQSQSLEEVITEFLIQTHKLALHLFKTVKVGTKGPGDNLHQVAPELLLPEQIIKYLCKSEEFMDPETFINMYNKPIHITLDSEVVWPAPSRF; encoded by the coding sequence ATGTCCTTCTCAGTCCATCCTCGAAAGACTAGCAAAAGACCTTTTCCATTGGAATCTCTTCTAATGCCACAAGTTCCACGTAGCAACTACTTACATTTtcaggaagagaagcaaagacTACAGCTAAAAAAATTCCTTCTCCATAGGATGTTTCTAGTGGCCAAGATAACagcaaacacagaaagaaaagatattgcTGAATACTATGATCAAGTGTTTCAGTCAATTTTGAAGCGTCACCTAGGAGAAGCAGTGACAGGATTATTACTCCTATATCCTACCTCCATTTTGCATATCCTTGAGTCCTGCAATGGTACTCTTTACCGAATTCTCCTAGATTATATtaacagaggaaagaatgaaacagaattttttaTCCAAGGAATGAAAATTATAGTCGTGTCTCATAACATCCCAGCAAGGCTCTTCATGCAATGGCATGTTTCAGTAATAAAAGTGCCAGTCATGTATCTTGATGATGTGACACAGTCACAGTCCCTAGAAGAGGTCATAACAGAATTTCTCATTCAAACTCATAAACTGGCACTCCATCTTTTTAAGACCGTCAAAGTGGGCACTAAAGGACCAGGCGATAACTTGCACCAGGTTGCACCGGAATTACTCCTCCCAGaacaaataataaagtatttgTGCAAATCTGAGGAATTCATGGACCCAGAAACTTTCATAAACATGTataataaacccatacatatcaCTTTGGATTCTGAGGTGGTATGGCCCGCTCCCTCCCGTTTCTAG